Sequence from the Papilio machaon chromosome 21, ilPapMach1.1, whole genome shotgun sequence genome:
aaaaaaaagtcatcaTTTTGATTAACAGATTCGTGGCACATACTTGCCCTATATTATTAGAATTACTAGCTATGTACTCTAGCCAAGGGCCGTCTCATGACGTTAAcctataactttttttatcaatattataattgcgggGTTGTTGATGACAgcaagaattatttaaatctgatTATTAGTTCCAAAGATTAGACAATCAACTAAATATTTGCTAGTCGTCATTTATCGATCTTAAGTGATGATACcgtcaaaatttttaatttattaaaaatcaaaaaactttaaaatggagcattattaataagtttcaagTTGTATGTTACTATGCAAGGGGcgattattttacaataaaaataatcgcaacatcaaaaatatcacttgattatattaatacacGATTTATTGACATTAATTCTAAATCTTGACTAATTAAGACGATATCGATTTTATGtgtgtgataaaaaaaaaattgataatattcCCTCAATACAATGATACTTTAACGGATTACTTGCAATAATACCTAAAATTACGATAGCGTTTTAGTGTTTTGcaacaaatataaaagaatagtATTCTCATGCTATGCGAAGCATTtctcattataataaaaatgctaagtcattattaaattagttagaTAAAGTTCGGTAAATTTAACTTTCGGCAGGTGCGGCTAATCTTATTATCATACTATCTTATCtttctaaaattatacttaaaacTTTTCTACTAATGTTACATTTTGGTTGACGGCCGaccgtaaaaaattaagccaaaaatTAGGCCCActatgtttataaaaccttgtgcctGGAAAATGGAATGAGGGCAGGGAGATGATGAGtaatcttataaatgcgaatgtttctccacgtatctccagaatgaatcaatagatcttgatgaaaattggcttagatgtagaacatagtctggaagaacacataggctaattaatttttatattttaattccgcgcgaacatATTGgcataagtaattttaaccagaatttaattttcacaatCCAAAACTGAAATAAGATTTTCTTCCTACAGCCACGTAAAAAGAGTGACAAAAACAAAGGTCGTTTAGATGAATATTCAATAAGATTTCATGCAGCAGCTAGCTAGGACCTTGGTCTTTGAACTTATATTACGAACGGCTGCGACTTGCCAATGCCTCATTATTATATCTTACGCAATGGAACTTTTTCTTATCTCTAATAAATTACCTACTCTAATACTTTTCTTTGAATGTGTAACgataataatgaaaagaatTTATAGCATTTACTTAACTAATTTCATGAACATGAGTGTCATGTGTATCTTTTACTGTTTCAAAGTAATGAGAGtgaaagagataacaatatgtattataggATCAGCTTCACGTAACCCTAACgggttaatttataaataactagcttttacccgcgactccgtccgcgcggaataaaaaatagaaaacggggtaaaaattttcctatgtccattttctggttctaagctacctgcccaccaattttcagtcaaatcgattcagccgttcttgagttataaatagtgtaactaacacaactttcttttatatatatagatttcaccTATAGTTTTATAAGTAACATAGAAACTAATTCTATGATTGTTATACTTAATTCAAGCAATAATAATGCACTTTATCGCTATCAAATTTATcgattctatatattttttcgtttttactATCTTATCATTTTCTAGTAATACCTCCAATAAAGATTGCGTCGATCGTATTTATTAGgcacttaatatttattagagtgataacatttttgtaaattacttcatataaataaccttacggtaattttttttactaacaatataatcaataatatataaaaatgaatctcTATATCCCTTGGTCACGCCATTTCAccgatttcactttttttgttgtgtGTTATTGTCAGGAGAAGGTTCTTATgacagaaaaaattaaaaaattgcacggaaaattagaaaatttaagaatCCATATTCAAGAAAACTTAaccatataatattatttctaatctAACCTTAGCGCAATTTGAcacatatatagaacatagtctgaaagaacacataggttatttactaaatttcttttttaatttcgcgcagacgaagtcgcgggcaaaacctataagaatataaaaattgacagGTTGACCACGACATACTGAATTAAGTACTTTGTACTCCAATTAGAAATGGCTTGAGAACCAAGATTTGAAAAGTTCTTAGATTTAACCGTGCGTTCAATTATTCTTTAATCTATTCAGTAACATGTATTGTATGAcatagaatattaataaataacagtaCTTCAACTGAATATCCGTCTCGGGAAGACGATAGTAAGAGGAAGTGGTTGAAAAGTGACACATATCGTACGAtcctttgaattaattaagcaTGTGAATATCCCGAGCAGATGAACGATTACCTCCTATTGGTCAGTCGCCAGTCGACCAATTGTCGGCAAATGGTGAACAATCAGCTCCAATTCATCCAATAAGTTGTCGAGACGGTTTGTTGAGAGCCGCCGGGCTTTGAACGGGGAACTGATCGTGTCCGGTTGTCGCctatcattcattcattcaacaACAAAACTATGAGAAAAGAGAATGCAtggttttttataatagacaGATCGGATTTTTTGagattgagattttttttacatttataattttcattgtttttgcGTTcgtttaacaatatttttgtaacgcaaatctaaaaaaagtaaaatgtaagCTTAAAGAACAAGATGACAGAGACCAATCTATTTGTATGGAACGCAAATGGACTAGTCAAACGGTTTTATCTTTGACCTAGtccatttatttatacaggaacctttttttttacaaaaaacctAAATGTCCTGTTTCTGCTTTgactgtaaatatattatttgatttttttgtaaaccaACGTTTTACTTTTCAGCTTTCTGATAGTTTATCAGTAGAGATTATATAAAAGGGACAGAGGGACAGCCATTGTAATTTGATAAGGATGTACTCGTAAGTGCATATTGCAAAGGATTATGTGCTGTCAACATAATCCTTATTAAAGGATCAGCAGTGTATTGATAAGATAATTTTGaaggttaatattataaaaataaaaaaaatgtgatatatCTTCTTTCCTACTGAAATACAAAATTGCTATAGccattgatatatttatttctctttttataaaatatattttttttaattaacttatgtTTGGATtgcaaattatgtttttttgttatacgTTAGTCCAATTTACTACTGATGTTAACATCgctattaatatattaatttataaatagtcgGTTTCAAAGTgcaaatataaatctaaaatgcTAAATAGGTCTTGGCAGAACCGTGACTTGTTGACATCGGACGTTTGGACGTTGAACCGATCATCGACTAGTGCAGTTCGCTGTACTTTGTTATCGGTTAACGCTCATTCACTGCAAATAAAGTGGCAAAGTTaacgagtaaaaaagtatCGGTTGTCATTATTTGAACACAATTTTACACTCGTGAAATAGCATAAAGCATACATATAACACCGTGTAGGTATGTAAATGTATGTCGAATAAAGTTTTTGTCACactaagttaacaaaagcgttttTTTGAAACAGTTTTGACCTTGATTCAGACAATGTTCCCAAAACTATAGCCAACAAAAGGTTTTTTGTTGTTTCTACTGAGGAAACTAGTCATCGTGCAAATATTAGTGTATTACATGTCTTAGAAATAAAGATGTTTTTTAGTTTCTGAACTATGCTCAtatcaaagatattttatgaagaaactaatagataattatattaatattactttaatatcaGCCTAGCGGCGATTTCTTGTAATGACATATATATgcgttacatattttatataaacatctCATAAAGGGACAATAGAATCAAATTGCCATCACATAGATTTATTGCCTAACAAAACTTCAATACCGATGGCttctaaattgaaaaattacgCCAATTTAAGAGGTCGTTGTCCTTGACGTTATAGcgcgttccggagataccaaCCAATCAAAACGCTATGCGCTGACTAACCGACCAATCAGCGGCCTGTATCTTTTATCGATTCAGCATCTCTGTCAAAATGATTAGACATAATGAACGCACACGAAACCTATGTTGTTTGGTGCGAGCATTGTGAACGGTGGGCAAATACCGTAGATGACAAATGAATTGAAAATGggttgatattattttaagtttaaatcgGTATTTTCCACAGTATTATAGGAGTGCAATAGAAAATGAACTTGATCCGTCGCCTACAGAGTAAACTATGTAGGTGAGACAGTTATATCTTGATGGCTGAACGTTGAGCTGAAGCGGGAATGCGGTAGTGGACTTAATAGGGTTGAGCGAAAACCAAACTACATTTGTttactatttaagttttataatgaaGAAAAAACAAGTCATAGTTTTGAACTATATCTAACTTACttagtttgtaaaaataattgcttagttaaaaataaaaaactggaAAAAAATCAGTGCAATCATATGGGCATTGCATATCCTAGTcgatattacatttttatgccTTTTTGAAATTGTAAGTCGAGAAAATACTCCAGTTTAACTATATATCTGAAtcactattattttttcttaaaggaATTCTTGTAACATACAATGCAGCAATAAACAAGGAAGGTGCAGTCTTAGAATGTGAAATTAACAGAGGTTATTGATGTGGGTGGTCTGACACCGGACGATCCCAGAGGAAGTGGCCTGTTAGATTCCTTATTAGGTATCCTACGCATTGAGCTAGGTATATGCTAAGGAATTCGCGATTCCCTAGCGTATTTCCCGATTAATACGCAGCCTACGACAATACGCCTTCGTTTggaattattatcaatatttacttCCGCTTTCCAACTGGCCGGATAATTATATGAGTTGGTtcatttggtttttttttgtacacttAAATTAGTTAACTTCAAATATTAGACGAAGTTGAACAGATATGACAAACGACAGGTATTTTTTTGTGTGATGAACTTCTTGTTAAAATTGGCGGACTTAtatgtcttattttttaaaataagtacgTCTAAAAGGAGGTTATAAATTCGtctgtatgtttttaatactGTTGGAGCATACAACTCATATAGTTCATACAACTCTTTGATTTTTCTTCGGTCCGTTATAGtcgtttttgaaataaaaacctgCCAGACATCTTCGATGTAACAACTTGTATTacgaagaaaaacaaataagtgattcgaattaaatatgaatgaaCGTCGATAAGTCTAGTTTTTCCATCAGAGTTACTTCAACAAACTAGTACATCAGATCCTAGCGATTACATGTGAATATAATAGATTCAATCATAACAATGCAattgtgattaaaaaaaagtaaaataattgaatgatTCTAAAACTTCGACTGCATGCAcctctttatttaatattccatTCGTTCTTACTAACTCGCTTGCAAATTTTCTCGGTGCTATTGCTtagatcttaaaaaaaaaagtttttctgtCCCAAAAAGGAAGAgccataaagtaaaaaatatgcttGTCTATCTAACTATAGGTCGTGTTACCAATTATTCGAAACTTAgcatattgataaaattcaatgtaaatgaGCAAACTCTGTACCAACACGTGTACTAATGAAGTTGCGTTACgtcaattcaaataatatccTCAATAGTAGTTACTAGAAGGCAATAAATATAGCAGACGTGTGAAGGTCGAacttgaaaaaatttaaaataatttgttttgatacggcagaaataaatttcctccgccattatttattatttcttattatgggaagtaaaaaataaacaaacggGGCAAGTTAAAAAAACCGTTTAATAAGTGACTAACTTATTTGTGTATCAGCAAAATTTGCAAATTTCTTACGTTCGTAATTCTTATACAGAATCGAAGCTGAAAATATGtctcataatttaaatgaattgatttacctatcatttttaaagtttatcaaGAAAAATTAAGGTCCTTAGACAAAATAGAATGGAAAGTGCAGTCGTATCGTTTTACTGTATCAAACTACGTAGTCCGATAACTTGGTGAACCAAATTGGGTCAATATCGTAACTAAATATTAACGCTTGTGGTACAGTTGCGGTGGTGTTAGACATCACTTACTTATTGTTGATTAAAACTGTTCTTTATATTTAGTCCGtccataaattttaataaaaataaaacatatccaGCCTTTGAACTAGCaactttacattattttttctccACTTATGGAAAATTCATAAGACCAGAATATGATTCATCCATTTCACAGGCACTAactgtttttaatgaaaatatggaaatatgttatgaaaacattacggttgttttaatatgaattgtaattataactaatttgagattagataaatatttaagtgtaCATTCACTTTCGTAACAAATAGAGTGAATTCGTAAtagaaattacattaatatgtaCGATTATGACCACTTTTCATatcctattttaatttttaggtgTGTTTTCGGGGACACTTATACGCATGTAAACGTGTATAACATAGGCGTGAAACTAAATATCAACTTCCTTGTTATAGGTGTTGGCCTCATCACCCGTAAGGCGGCGAACGCGGTTACCCCCACGGTGGAGATCCGTCAGGACGGTGACTCCTACTCGCTCGTTACCTCCTCCACTTTCAAGACCACCGAGGTTAAGTTCAAGCCTGGTGAAGAGGTCGATGAGGAACGTGCCGATGGTGTTAAGGTAAACTTAcaagtctttttttaaaagagaaaaatagtTTTCGACTTCAAATCACAAATTAAAGATTCCGATTTGTTGATGACAAAGGGTCTTTTTTGTCACtcattagaaattaaattgtttaaaaatgaagttATAATATCTCTATGGATTATTGCAATTTGCGATTTCCGTCacgatattgtaataaattttaatttgtaaaccaATTATTCAGatcatatttaattacctataatttgtatttgtttgtgatttaataaaatagttgtttatatattatgatCTCAGGTGAAGTCGGTGTACACCTTCGAGGGCAACACCTTGAAGCAGGTGCAGAAGTGCCCCGACGGTTTAGAGATCAACTTCGTCAGGGAATTCGGACCCGAAGAGATGAAAGCTGTAAGTATACATATCTATTAAGATAATCTAACCACGATTTACTACAGGTTTTTCAATGTCGAAACACTTTTattagaaactagcttttacccgcgactccgtcagcgcagaataaaaaaatagaaaacggggtaaaaactattctatgtccgtttcctggttctaagctacctgcccaccaattttcagtcaaatctattcagccgttcttgagttataaatagtgtaactaacacgactttcttttatatatatagatattgttatttctcttATTCTCTTTGAAATGACAGAAATAACAGATACGTCTTTATACAAGTGTGTGCTTAGTAGTTCTCGATTACACGCTCTTAAATTCTACCAACAAGGGTTACATGATTAAATGTGGATATCTCGATAATTTGTTTAGGTTCTAAATACCGAATCAAATAAGGAAAGCTACACGTTTTCCCTcgaaatagttaaatattaatttcctCGCAATCCCATTGAAGAAAGTTCAAAATCAAGTCTTTACctgtagatttatttaaagattgtATCCTAAGACGGCCACTAAACTCTCACTTCcataaattaaagttacaggtttaataatatattttgatgaagtattaatatattttaatttgattccAGGTGATGACAGTGAAGGATGTAACATGCACCAGAGTGTACAAGGCGCAGTAAACGCGAGCTTACAAGACTGCGGGCGGCCGCTCGCccttcaaaattaaaaattcctacattattttatattacaatatatttagcACAACTATTTACGTAAATAGCCCTAAGTCGACGGTTAAGGTCTGCTTGTGACTTTGGTCTGAATATGTATGTTGTAGAGCTTGGTTTGCCAAAGTTAGGTTATGACGGCGCTGGGTGGTTAAAATCTTACACATTTGTTGTATaagtttttcatttcatatttaaataaatagttttgtattaatacatgttttttaatttgtgttttgaaCCTGAATTCTTTCCTAACttaacaacaatttttaaatgttgaagCTAGACTGATCAAATGGATGTTTGATCATTAGTACAAGTTTCTTTGGCTACATGTCGCTACCAAAATGAAGTCATCACTGTTCCTACGGAAAgggtttaaaataaagttaataatatcTACATAATGTCTTTAAACTTACCCCATTGTCGCAGCGACACAAAGTATGGTTGGCCTTCGGCACAAGCGATGGCCAACGTCGTCCGTTTTGCGCCGTCTTCTGCAAGTGAATCGTGGCTCACGCAAGTCGGTACGGTACAGTCTGGACGGTATCTGTTCTGGtaccttaaattaaaaaaaatatgatcttgtttacatataaaaatgactATTGTGATGTTGACGCACCTGTTTTTCGTCGACGAAAACAGGAAATCACGTCACAAAGAAAGAACATCAAGAAATCACAAAAAACGTCGAATGCATTTGAGGCCTAAAGTAAATACAATAACCTATTTTTATCTAGTACATATAAATGCATACTTTAAGAATCTCACCTTGGCAaatgtgattattttatatgtaaatgtaatagCACGAACTCCGGAAAATTTTGACCCATTTCACATTCACCAAAATTtacatatcttttttttaaggaatgaaaatgattttttttaaggaatgATAATGATTTAAGTCacgttattaaaaatctaattatcTTCTTAAAAAATGGCTGTTTATCGACTTATCTGTGTATTTGACTAATCCTATGAtttaattgaatgaatatcaaaatacaaatataactgCGGACTTTCACCAGAACTTCATatagtaagtatattttagGTTTCATCGGTAAATACTAAGATTCTACGTAGTTCGGATCTTTACAGTAACATagcaaaataaaagttttgtaattgttGGCGGGCATCGTCAAACTATTTGCTTTTACCAGTAAGAAATGGCCCACGAAAAATCTTCTTAGaacataaatctttaaatgcaaattttataGCATTATAGCTACTTGAAGCCTAGGTCCACCGTCTGAAATTTGACTACAAACTACAGATGATGTATTCATAAAtcgttatttgttaaaaaaattaatttaattaataatttctatggAATTAATCGAGGACTATTTTATACCTTCTTGGCTTCTTCATTGGAAGCACGAAACGCCATCTAACTAAATCTACGTATTTCACAACTTACAATGTCATTTGTAGCACAAACTACAGTTGTGAAAACGccatctattttaaataaaatcgttaaCTAAAACcagaaacagtttttttttgtttacactaGATGTCACTGTTGGGGACATCAATGGGGATGAACAACAtctttaatctatattttaaacttatttattatattaaataatcattaatgtaaaaatccagtttttttaattactatactttttaaagaacTTGCCTATGACTATTTCTGAATCTGAACGCACCAGAACACGGCGGGGCTGACATATAATGCTACAAATTTCAATAGCACGACAAGTTatactgtttgccttgaaatTTTTCACACATTCGAAAGGAACAGGTTTTAGTTGGGTTCTGTTTGGGACGGCCGGTGCCGGTCGTTGCCTGTTTTACTTTTGCTTAGTTTATTCGGAGCGTGTCAATACCGAGTACGTTTGGATACGCCTACGGAACGCGATTTACGACATCTGTCAAGTTAAACAGATCTATGATTTCCAGGTTTTAGTGCATTCTTCCATGAATACTGTgaattttgtgtaatttaagTGTTGTTACAATGCTAGTGCGTGATATACAATGgtttaagttttaatgtattaaaccTATAGTTGTATAATGATTGAAATTCGTTGTGTTGTTGTATTTGGTGTGCTAGTTCATTGAAGGTATCTGGCGAGGATTTTACATCGTTGGGTTTTCGGATTAAAAATACGCACAAgtgagtaaatatttatattaaacgtaTAATCGTTGGGAGTAGAGTTCAAAGCAAAATAATACTTATGCTACTGCGTCGTGAAATTTGTTTAGCATAGAAATACTAAGCAACAGTACAATCTTTATggtgttaattaatttcagaTGTATTGACATAGACGTCTTGCAGTAACAACTATATGTAAAAACAtaagttaaacaaatttagatattttaaacatgtttaaaagatacaaaatattatgtctAATTTAAGTAAGTTTGTTAAgttacataaaacaataatatttaacatcaattattagatatttttattctaatgcCCTGCTGTCTCCCACATAATG
This genomic interval carries:
- the LOC106718845 gene encoding sodium/calcium exchanger regulatory protein 1; the encoded protein is MDFIGKKYKMTSSENFDEFLKAIGVGLITRKAANAVTPTVEIRQDGDSYSLVTSSTFKTTEVKFKPGEEVDEERADGVKVKSVYTFEGNTLKQVQKCPDGLEINFVREFGPEEMKAVMTVKDVTCTRVYKAQ